Proteins found in one Sporosarcina jeotgali genomic segment:
- a CDS encoding PIN/TRAM domain-containing protein encodes MLKRVVQIMFLLVGGTLGVLFLPYLFQLSSFTATPFINNPYVAAILGALFLFVFSTFLTDPIVNFIKWLEDLLLKAPILDLLFGSIGLIIGLFVAFLAGWGLSNIQIPVVTSVLPILLSALFGYLGFQVGFKKRDEFLTAIFSIRNVGRKKEPETDVDASSDAVYKVLDTSVIIDGRIADIVDTGFLEGVLVVSQFVLTELQHIADSADTLKRTKGRRGLDVLRRLQEGDGKKILITDEDFPNVAEVDLKLVKLAKKMNGLVVTNDFNLNKVADLHGVSVLNINDLANAVKPVVIPGEEMHVVVIKDGKEHNQGVAYLDDGTMIVIEDGRNYIGNAIEVVVTSVLQTSAGRMIFAKPKNGKQTKAH; translated from the coding sequence ATGCTGAAAAGAGTTGTGCAAATTATGTTCTTATTGGTTGGTGGGACACTTGGTGTATTGTTTCTTCCGTACTTATTCCAATTATCTTCCTTCACAGCAACCCCGTTCATTAATAACCCATATGTCGCAGCCATTTTAGGAGCACTATTCCTCTTCGTGTTCAGCACGTTTTTAACAGATCCAATTGTTAATTTCATAAAATGGTTGGAAGATTTACTTTTGAAAGCACCCATACTGGATTTACTATTCGGTTCAATTGGGCTGATTATCGGTTTATTCGTCGCATTCTTAGCGGGATGGGGATTAAGCAATATTCAAATCCCCGTTGTCACATCTGTACTGCCAATCCTGTTATCCGCGTTGTTTGGTTACTTAGGATTCCAAGTCGGGTTTAAAAAACGAGATGAGTTTTTGACGGCTATCTTCTCTATCCGCAATGTAGGCCGGAAAAAAGAGCCTGAAACAGATGTGGATGCCTCATCAGACGCGGTATATAAAGTGCTCGATACAAGTGTCATCATCGACGGACGAATTGCGGATATTGTTGATACGGGCTTCTTGGAAGGTGTGTTGGTCGTATCTCAGTTTGTCTTAACTGAGCTTCAGCACATTGCCGATTCTGCGGATACGCTGAAGCGGACAAAAGGAAGACGCGGTCTGGATGTGCTTCGCCGTTTGCAAGAAGGGGATGGAAAGAAAATCCTCATTACGGATGAAGATTTCCCAAATGTAGCAGAAGTCGATTTGAAGCTAGTAAAACTTGCTAAAAAGATGAACGGACTCGTTGTCACAAATGACTTCAACTTAAACAAGGTTGCAGATTTGCACGGCGTGTCCGTATTGAATATTAATGATCTGGCCAATGCTGTCAAACCTGTTGTCATTCCAGGTGAAGAAATGCATGTAGTCGTCATTAAAGACGGGAAAGAACACAATCAAGGCGTTGCATACTTAGATGACGGTACAATGATTGTTATTGAAGATGGTCGCAATTATATTGGAAATGCTATAGAAGTTGTGGTTACGAGTGTATTGCAAACTTCCGCAGGCCGTATGATTTTTGCGAAGCCTAAAAACGGTAAACAAACCAAAGCCCACTGA
- the radA gene encoding DNA repair protein RadA — MAKKKTKFMCKTCGYESPKWMGRCPGCGEWNTMDEETEIVQKGPRGAFQHSDAVKQKAMPINDVAVEDEPRVHTEMEELNRVLGGGIVPGSLVLIGGDPGIGKSTLLLQVSALLANQQQRVLYISGEESIRQTKLRAQRLGVLSDELYIYAETDLALIHDTIDNVKPKFVIVDSIQTIHHPEVASAPGSVSQVRECTAELMKIAKTQGIAIFLVGHVTKDGQIAGPRLLEHMVDTVLYFEGERHHTYRILRSVKNRFGSTNEIAIFEMVQAGLKEVLNPSEMFIQERSQGGAGSTIVASMEGTRPILVEIQALVTPSSFNYPKRMATGLDQNRVSLLMAVLEKRMGMLLQAQDAYIKVAGGVKLDEPAIDLAVLMSIVSSYRDVAVRASDCYMGEVGLTGEVRRVSRIEQRVAEAAKLGFERAVIPASNIGGWDYPEGIQVVGVETVRDALDLCLPQ, encoded by the coding sequence ATGGCGAAAAAGAAAACGAAATTCATGTGCAAAACTTGCGGATATGAGTCGCCTAAGTGGATGGGACGGTGCCCGGGCTGCGGTGAATGGAACACAATGGATGAAGAGACGGAAATTGTACAAAAAGGACCGCGCGGAGCATTCCAGCATTCCGATGCTGTGAAACAGAAAGCGATGCCTATCAATGATGTTGCCGTAGAGGATGAACCGAGAGTTCATACTGAAATGGAAGAATTGAACCGTGTGTTAGGCGGCGGAATTGTTCCGGGATCACTAGTGCTAATTGGCGGAGACCCGGGGATTGGTAAATCTACATTGTTACTTCAAGTATCCGCACTCCTGGCGAACCAGCAGCAGCGCGTTTTATACATTTCAGGAGAAGAGTCCATCCGTCAAACGAAGCTTCGTGCACAGCGGCTGGGTGTGTTGTCGGATGAACTTTACATTTACGCTGAAACGGATCTTGCCCTCATTCACGACACGATTGATAATGTTAAGCCGAAGTTTGTCATTGTGGATTCAATCCAGACGATTCATCACCCGGAAGTGGCTTCTGCGCCTGGGAGTGTTTCGCAAGTTAGAGAATGTACAGCAGAGCTGATGAAAATCGCGAAAACGCAAGGAATTGCAATCTTCTTGGTCGGTCATGTAACGAAAGACGGCCAAATCGCGGGACCGCGATTACTCGAGCATATGGTAGATACAGTGCTCTATTTTGAAGGGGAGCGCCATCATACGTACCGGATTTTGCGCAGTGTGAAAAACCGTTTTGGCTCAACAAATGAAATTGCGATTTTTGAAATGGTGCAAGCGGGATTGAAGGAAGTGCTAAATCCATCGGAGATGTTCATCCAAGAACGTTCGCAAGGCGGTGCGGGATCAACAATCGTTGCATCCATGGAAGGGACGCGTCCGATTTTAGTGGAAATTCAGGCGCTGGTTACACCATCTAGTTTTAATTATCCAAAACGGATGGCGACGGGGCTGGACCAAAACAGAGTTTCGCTGCTGATGGCCGTATTGGAAAAACGAATGGGCATGCTATTACAGGCCCAGGATGCGTATATTAAAGTAGCCGGAGGCGTGAAACTGGATGAGCCGGCGATAGACCTGGCAGTCCTTATGAGCATCGTCTCCAGTTACCGTGATGTCGCTGTCAGGGCTTCAGACTGTTATATGGGGGAAGTAGGGCTGACTGGTGAAGTCCGAAGAGTTTCCCGTATCGAACAACGAGTGGCAGAAGCGGCGAAGCTTGGATTTGAGCGGGCAGTCATACCAGCCTCCAATATTGGCGGATGGGACTATCCGGAAGGAATCCAAGTCGTCGGAGTTGAAACTGTCCGAGATGCACTCGATCTTTGTTTGCCGCAGTAA
- a CDS encoding ATP-dependent Clp protease ATP-binding subunit, with amino-acid sequence MMFNRFTQRAQKVLQLAQEEAIRLKHEAIGTEHILLGLIREGGGIAAKALEAIGVSFETIETGVETLVGTGSKEVGPIVHYTPRAKKVIELSVDESRKLGHSYIGTEHILLALIREGEGVAARVLNNAGVSLNKARQQVLQLLGSNDAANASGQNASASAATPTLDGLARDLTEIAREGTLDPVIGRGKEITRVIEVLARRTKNNPVLIGEPGVGKTAIAEGLALQVVNNEVPEILRDKRVMTLDMGTVVAGTKYRGEFEDRMKKVMEEIRQAGNIILFIDELHTLIGAGGAEGAIDASNILKPSLARGELQCIGATTLDEYRKYIEKDAALERRFQPIQVDEPSVDETVQIIKGLRDRYEAHHRVKITDEAIDAAAKMSDRYISDRFLPDKAIDLIDEAGSKVRLRSYTTPPNMRELEKKLEAIRSEKNAAVQSQEFEKAASYRDKEQKMKEELETTKTEWKEKQGKTESEVTVNDIAEVVAMWTGIPVARIAETESSKLLNMEEELHNRVVGQKEAVAAISRAIRRARAGLKDPKRPIGSFIFLGPTGVGKTELARALAETMFGDDDSMIRIDMSEYMEKHTTSRLVGSPPGYVGYEEGGQLTEKVRRKPYSVILLDEIEKAHPDVFNILLQVLEDGRLTDSKGRTVDFRNTVIIMTSNVGAQELRKNKYVGFNLQDGEQDYEDMKKKMLEELKKAFRPEFLNRVDEMIVFHSLEKDQLQQIVSLMADELSKRLAEQDIELILTQEAKLKIADEGYDPEYGARPLRRALQKHVEDRLSEELLKGTALAGRKVTVDYADGEFTVNTQQEEMVEN; translated from the coding sequence ATGATGTTTAATCGATTCACACAACGCGCACAAAAAGTACTCCAACTCGCTCAAGAGGAAGCTATCCGTTTGAAACACGAAGCAATTGGAACAGAACATATTCTACTTGGACTAATACGTGAAGGCGGCGGCATTGCAGCCAAAGCACTTGAAGCAATCGGCGTAAGCTTCGAGACAATTGAAACAGGCGTAGAAACACTTGTTGGAACAGGCAGTAAAGAAGTCGGACCAATCGTACATTACACACCGCGCGCAAAGAAGGTTATTGAGCTTTCTGTCGATGAATCCCGTAAACTCGGCCATTCGTATATCGGAACAGAACACATTTTGCTTGCGTTAATCCGCGAAGGAGAAGGCGTAGCTGCTCGAGTACTTAATAATGCAGGCGTCAGCTTGAACAAAGCGCGTCAACAAGTGCTGCAGCTTCTTGGAAGTAACGACGCTGCAAACGCAAGCGGTCAAAATGCATCAGCATCAGCTGCGACTCCGACATTGGACGGTTTAGCTCGTGATTTGACTGAAATCGCACGTGAAGGAACACTCGATCCTGTAATTGGACGCGGTAAAGAAATTACACGTGTGATCGAAGTGTTAGCGCGTCGCACAAAGAACAATCCAGTTTTGATTGGTGAGCCGGGTGTTGGTAAAACAGCAATTGCTGAAGGTCTTGCGTTGCAAGTTGTTAACAACGAAGTCCCCGAAATCCTGCGTGACAAACGTGTGATGACACTCGACATGGGTACTGTCGTTGCCGGTACAAAATATCGTGGTGAATTCGAAGACCGCATGAAAAAAGTGATGGAAGAGATTCGCCAGGCTGGCAACATCATTCTATTCATCGATGAGCTGCATACACTCATTGGCGCTGGCGGTGCAGAAGGTGCAATCGATGCATCTAACATTTTAAAACCATCACTCGCTCGCGGAGAGTTGCAATGTATTGGGGCAACCACACTCGATGAGTATCGTAAATATATTGAAAAGGATGCTGCACTTGAGCGTCGTTTCCAGCCGATTCAAGTGGATGAACCATCCGTTGATGAAACGGTTCAGATCATTAAAGGATTGCGTGACCGTTATGAAGCACATCACCGCGTGAAGATTACGGATGAAGCAATTGATGCAGCAGCTAAAATGTCCGACCGCTACATCTCGGACCGGTTTTTACCTGATAAAGCGATTGACTTGATTGACGAAGCGGGTTCAAAAGTTCGATTACGTTCATATACGACACCGCCAAACATGCGGGAACTTGAGAAAAAGCTTGAAGCCATCCGTTCCGAGAAGAATGCAGCGGTTCAAAGTCAGGAATTTGAAAAAGCAGCATCTTATCGCGATAAAGAGCAAAAGATGAAAGAAGAGCTTGAAACAACGAAAACGGAATGGAAAGAAAAGCAAGGAAAAACAGAGTCTGAAGTAACGGTAAATGACATAGCGGAAGTTGTAGCGATGTGGACTGGAATTCCAGTTGCGCGGATTGCGGAAACAGAATCCTCGAAGTTGTTGAACATGGAGGAAGAGCTGCATAACCGTGTTGTAGGACAAAAAGAAGCAGTTGCCGCTATTTCCCGGGCAATACGACGTGCGCGAGCAGGCTTGAAAGATCCAAAACGTCCAATTGGCTCATTCATCTTCCTTGGACCTACTGGAGTTGGTAAAACTGAACTTGCAAGAGCACTTGCAGAAACGATGTTCGGTGACGATGATTCGATGATCCGTATCGATATGTCAGAGTACATGGAAAAACATACGACATCACGCTTAGTCGGTTCACCCCCAGGATACGTAGGTTATGAAGAAGGCGGACAGTTGACTGAAAAAGTACGCCGAAAACCATACTCTGTTATCCTGCTGGATGAAATTGAAAAAGCGCACCCCGATGTGTTCAACATTCTGTTGCAAGTACTGGAAGACGGACGCTTGACCGATTCGAAAGGTCGTACGGTCGATTTCCGCAACACGGTAATCATCATGACTTCGAACGTAGGTGCACAAGAGCTAAGAAAGAACAAATACGTCGGATTCAATCTTCAAGATGGTGAACAGGACTACGAAGACATGAAGAAAAAGATGCTGGAAGAGCTGAAAAAAGCCTTCCGTCCTGAATTCCTGAACCGTGTAGACGAAATGATCGTCTTCCATTCACTTGAGAAAGACCAGTTGCAGCAAATCGTTTCGTTGATGGCAGATGAGTTGAGCAAACGCCTCGCTGAACAAGATATCGAACTGATATTAACTCAAGAGGCGAAGTTGAAAATTGCGGATGAAGGATACGATCCTGAATATGGAGCACGTCCGCTTCGCCGCGCACTTCAAAAACATGTGGAAGATCGCTTGTCAGAAGAACTGCTGAAAGGGACTGCACTTGCAGGAAGAAAAGTGACGGTCGACTATGCAGATGGTGAATTCACGGTAAATACACAGCAAGAAGAAATGGTCGAAAATTAA
- a CDS encoding protein arginine kinase: MGNKRFMQNAVTGWMVPHGEHADIVMSTRIRLARNLREFRFPIAFSDEQAEEVGEIVSEALLSEVEKGYSYTRMKELPQLDRQVLVEKHLISPQLADAEQFGSVFLSEDETISVMVNEEDHLRIQCIYPGLQLENAYQKANETDSALEKKLPYAFDEEFGYLTSCPSNTGTGMRASVMLHLPALTITRQINRIIPAVSRLGMVVRGSYGEGSEAPGNVYQVSNQLTLGKSENEILAELANIVSRLIAHERRSRELLLEKSRIALENRVFRSLGTISYARLLPSAEAARCLSDVRLGIDLELIEDVEMSILNELMIFMQSGFLQHYEGEELTSEELDISRAKLFRERLKNGPSKADEQTDRP, from the coding sequence ATGGGGAATAAGCGGTTTATGCAGAACGCTGTCACAGGCTGGATGGTGCCCCATGGAGAGCACGCCGATATCGTGATGTCGACTCGGATCCGGCTTGCGCGTAACCTTCGTGAATTTCGATTCCCGATTGCCTTTTCTGATGAACAGGCTGAGGAAGTGGGGGAAATTGTTTCAGAAGCATTGCTTAGCGAGGTTGAAAAAGGGTATTCCTATACGAGAATGAAAGAATTACCTCAACTGGACCGTCAAGTTCTCGTTGAAAAACACTTGATCAGCCCGCAGCTGGCAGATGCGGAACAATTCGGTTCGGTATTCCTATCTGAAGATGAAACAATCAGCGTTATGGTCAATGAAGAAGATCACTTGCGAATCCAGTGCATTTATCCGGGCTTGCAGCTCGAAAATGCCTATCAAAAGGCGAATGAAACCGATAGTGCACTGGAAAAGAAACTTCCTTATGCATTCGATGAAGAGTTTGGTTATCTCACAAGCTGTCCGTCAAATACGGGAACAGGAATGCGCGCGTCTGTCATGCTTCATTTACCGGCGCTCACGATTACGCGGCAGATTAACCGGATTATCCCAGCCGTTTCAAGGCTTGGAATGGTCGTTAGAGGAAGTTACGGAGAAGGCAGTGAGGCACCAGGGAACGTTTATCAAGTATCCAATCAGTTGACGCTCGGTAAATCTGAGAATGAGATTTTAGCGGAACTTGCAAATATCGTCTCCAGACTGATTGCGCATGAACGCAGGTCTCGTGAATTGCTTCTCGAAAAGTCTCGAATTGCACTTGAAAATCGGGTGTTCCGTTCACTTGGAACAATTTCGTATGCTCGGCTGCTCCCTTCCGCAGAAGCGGCACGATGTCTATCAGACGTCCGGCTTGGCATCGATCTTGAATTGATCGAAGACGTGGAAATGTCGATCTTAAATGAGCTGATGATTTTCATGCAGTCCGGATTTCTCCAACATTATGAAGGAGAAGAGCTAACGTCTGAAGAATTAGATATTAGCCGCGCTAAACTTTTTAGAGAACGATTGAAAAATGGACCGTCAAAAGCAGATGAACAGACAGACCGTCCTTGA
- a CDS encoding UvrB/UvrC motif-containing protein encodes MLCENCKERQASVILMQDTQNGPIERNLCEKCAFNLQTFSISPNQEPMSIQQFLSQWLSGSESLHQQTREVQKMPECPECGLTFHRFLEIGKFGCPTCYETFRERLPKVFGKLHNGNTNHKGKIPASFNEKMTIKKKIEELRTNMQEAIQEEQFEQAAVLRDEIKDWKQKLAAEIEEGGSAHGE; translated from the coding sequence ATGCTATGTGAAAACTGTAAAGAGCGTCAAGCTTCCGTTATCTTGATGCAAGATACACAAAATGGACCGATTGAACGAAATCTGTGTGAGAAGTGCGCATTTAATTTACAGACGTTTTCAATCAGTCCGAATCAGGAACCGATGTCCATTCAACAATTCTTGTCGCAATGGCTGAGCGGGAGCGAATCGCTGCATCAGCAAACGCGCGAGGTTCAGAAAATGCCGGAATGTCCAGAGTGCGGTCTGACCTTCCATCGTTTTTTAGAAATCGGGAAGTTTGGATGTCCGACATGCTATGAAACATTCCGTGAGCGGCTGCCGAAAGTATTTGGGAAATTGCATAATGGCAATACAAACCACAAAGGTAAAATCCCTGCATCTTTCAATGAAAAGATGACCATTAAAAAGAAAATAGAAGAGCTTCGGACAAACATGCAAGAAGCCATTCAAGAAGAACAGTTCGAACAAGCTGCTGTGCTGCGGGATGAAATAAAAGACTGGAAACAAAAGCTGGCAGCTGAAATAGAGGAAGGGGGAAGTGCGCATGGGGAATAA
- a CDS encoding CtsR family transcriptional regulator: MRNISDIIEGYLKSIIEHEDNGIVEIKRNEVAEKFQCVPSQINYVIKTRFTLERGYAVESKRGGGGYIRIYRVQTNSRKELLDHVLESVQQGASFTMAEDVIYRLIAEQVISKREARLMLAAVEPAVLNYPLPERDLIRARILQAMLFSLLYEQSE, translated from the coding sequence ATGCGTAATATTTCCGACATCATAGAAGGGTATTTAAAATCGATTATCGAACATGAAGATAATGGAATCGTGGAAATCAAGCGCAACGAAGTGGCGGAAAAGTTCCAATGTGTTCCTTCGCAGATTAATTATGTCATTAAAACACGATTTACATTGGAGCGCGGCTATGCAGTGGAATCGAAGCGCGGCGGCGGCGGGTATATCCGTATTTATCGGGTTCAAACGAATTCCCGCAAGGAGCTGCTGGATCATGTTTTAGAAAGCGTACAGCAAGGTGCTTCGTTTACGATGGCAGAAGATGTGATCTATCGATTGATAGCAGAACAAGTGATTTCCAAAAGGGAAGCCCGACTAATGCTAGCAGCTGTCGAGCCGGCTGTTTTAAATTATCCGTTGCCGGAGAGAGATTTGATTCGTGCGCGAATCTTGCAGGCCATGTTATTCTCGCTCCTGTACGAACAATCGGAGTAA
- a CDS encoding GNAT family N-acetyltransferase: MNWYEKLSEYFPIEEMKSKEHMDALLKDKHNVYRKDEGPKHVLMYVETESFVFVDYLFVSSASRGEGLGKKLLTQLKEKGKPILLEVEPVNYEDTDTEKRLRFYARENFHHASRIGYSRRSLATGEQTDLEILYWSPEDAEEETVYDAMKMTYEEIHTYKDDEFYGESYDPIDKVLTFRTEGKTNILKPFATVSA; encoded by the coding sequence ATGAACTGGTACGAGAAACTAAGTGAGTATTTTCCCATCGAAGAAATGAAGTCAAAAGAGCATATGGATGCGCTTTTAAAGGATAAACACAATGTTTATCGTAAAGACGAAGGTCCAAAACACGTGCTCATGTACGTTGAGACAGAATCGTTTGTGTTTGTAGATTATTTGTTCGTGTCGTCCGCTTCACGAGGTGAAGGTCTTGGAAAAAAACTGCTGACACAGCTGAAGGAAAAAGGTAAGCCGATTTTGTTAGAAGTGGAACCCGTCAATTATGAAGACACAGATACTGAAAAACGCTTGCGCTTCTATGCTCGTGAAAATTTCCACCACGCATCTCGCATTGGCTACAGCCGTCGTTCACTCGCAACTGGAGAACAAACTGACCTCGAAATCCTTTACTGGTCTCCTGAAGATGCAGAAGAAGAAACGGTATATGATGCCATGAAAATGACGTATGAAGAGATCCATACGTATAAGGATGACGAATTTTACGGTGAATCATACGACCCGATTGACAAAGTATTGACATTCCGTACAGAAGGTAAAACAAATATCCTAAAACCTTTTGCTACAGTTAGTGCTTAA
- a CDS encoding biotin transporter BioY, with translation MGATATLKPNRSKTINGTLGLVYSAMFAALMMIGANITYFLPALSVSGVPITLQTFFAVLAGLLLGSRYGAISMTVYMAIGLAGAPVFAKFSGGISAIVSPTFGFILSFIFVAYIVGKIIEKNSTVAGFVIAALVGCAVNYLIGTNWMFAAYKLWAAAPDAFTYKIAWIWMLPPLPKDIILSVLAGVFGHRMARILRTRRSI, from the coding sequence ATGGGAGCAACAGCAACTTTGAAACCAAACCGTTCTAAAACAATCAACGGAACGCTTGGGCTTGTCTACTCAGCGATGTTCGCTGCATTAATGATGATTGGAGCAAATATTACATATTTCTTACCGGCTTTATCAGTAAGCGGCGTGCCGATTACATTGCAAACATTTTTTGCGGTTTTAGCAGGACTGCTGCTGGGAAGCCGTTATGGAGCAATTTCGATGACAGTTTACATGGCTATCGGTCTTGCAGGTGCACCAGTATTTGCGAAGTTCAGCGGTGGCATCAGTGCAATCGTCAGCCCGACGTTCGGATTTATTTTATCATTTATTTTCGTTGCATATATCGTCGGAAAAATCATTGAAAAAAACAGCACCGTGGCAGGATTTGTAATCGCAGCACTTGTCGGATGTGCCGTCAATTATCTCATCGGGACAAACTGGATGTTTGCTGCGTACAAGCTATGGGCAGCAGCACCGGATGCGTTCACGTACAAAATAGCATGGATTTGGATGCTGCCGCCATTACCGAAAGACATTATTCTTTCTGTATTGGCGGGAGTGTTCGGCCATCGAATGGCGCGCATTCTTAGAACACGCCGTTCTATTTAA
- a CDS encoding histidine kinase, with protein MRAFKFVIPMVLLVGGVAWVMLNKNFTDVPVMSRFYITLGAMFLSGVISFFLFPKDEGKRQ; from the coding sequence ATGAGGGCGTTCAAATTTGTTATCCCGATGGTGTTATTAGTCGGCGGAGTGGCCTGGGTTATGCTCAACAAAAACTTTACAGATGTGCCTGTCATGTCTCGTTTTTATATTACACTTGGCGCAATGTTTTTAAGTGGAGTTATTTCCTTTTTCCTCTTCCCTAAAGATGAAGGGAAAAGACAATAA
- a CDS encoding bifunctional homocysteine S-methyltransferase/methylenetetrahydrofolate reductase → MKLLERLKTEVLTADGAMGTLLYAEGLDFCYEQLNVEKPGVIQGIHEQYIQAGADIIQTNTYSANSYKLARYGLEHRVQEFNEAGIQIAKQAAAAGGQYVLGTIGGIRSIRKSDATIDEVLSIVQQQAEPLLAGDPDGLLLETYYDFEELSAVVKHLRNQTDIPLIAQVSMHEPGVLQNGLQLNDALHRLDDLGADVVGVNCRLGPYHTIQAFEGVELPEKAFLSAFPNASLLDVEDGRIVYVSETDYYGRAARLLRDEGVRLIGGCCGTTPAHIVAVKSQLANLPPITKKTAVPHKPIVIRDAEPARYEPLHTKAKRERTILVELDTPRHLETENYFEGARQLQEAGAHAVTMADNSLASPRISNLAMASIVKHQDDIRPLVHITCRDHNLIGLQSHLMGLDALGIHDILAVTGDPTKIGDFPGATDVYDVSSLELFQLIKKLNEGISFSGRPLRKKANFSVAGAFNPNVRVVERAVKRLEKKIECGADYFITQPVYTKEKIIEIYEAVKHLDTPIFIGIMPLTNIRNAEFLHHEVPGIKLSDQVLERMRACGDNRQASTAEGIRIAQELIDTAASLFNGIYLITQFLRYDMTVELVHYINQIDAEREREVHHVTTTY, encoded by the coding sequence ATGAAATTACTGGAACGATTAAAAACAGAAGTCCTGACAGCGGATGGTGCAATGGGGACGCTTCTTTACGCTGAAGGACTGGACTTTTGCTATGAACAATTAAATGTTGAAAAGCCGGGTGTCATTCAAGGGATCCATGAACAATATATACAAGCCGGAGCGGATATTATCCAAACCAATACTTATAGTGCTAACTCCTATAAACTTGCTCGCTACGGTCTGGAGCATCGAGTACAGGAATTTAACGAGGCTGGTATTCAGATTGCTAAACAAGCTGCAGCAGCTGGCGGTCAATACGTGCTCGGTACAATCGGAGGAATCCGGAGTATCCGTAAAAGCGATGCAACGATTGATGAAGTGCTATCGATTGTTCAACAGCAGGCGGAACCGCTGCTTGCAGGTGATCCAGACGGATTATTACTGGAAACATACTACGACTTTGAAGAGCTGTCTGCAGTGGTGAAGCACCTTCGAAACCAAACGGATATTCCACTTATTGCCCAAGTCTCCATGCACGAACCTGGTGTCTTGCAAAATGGGCTGCAATTGAACGATGCCCTGCACCGATTGGACGATTTAGGAGCCGATGTCGTCGGGGTAAATTGCCGACTTGGTCCATATCATACAATTCAAGCATTTGAAGGCGTTGAACTTCCCGAGAAGGCATTCTTATCTGCCTTTCCAAACGCTAGTTTGTTAGATGTCGAGGATGGCAGGATTGTTTATGTATCTGAAACCGATTACTACGGGCGAGCAGCTCGATTGTTACGGGACGAAGGTGTCCGGCTGATTGGAGGATGCTGCGGAACAACCCCTGCCCACATTGTCGCCGTGAAATCTCAATTGGCTAATCTGCCGCCCATTACTAAGAAAACTGCAGTTCCGCATAAACCGATTGTTATTCGGGATGCCGAACCGGCACGTTATGAACCTTTGCACACAAAGGCAAAACGTGAGCGCACAATTCTCGTTGAGCTGGATACACCGCGTCACTTGGAAACTGAAAATTATTTTGAGGGGGCTCGTCAGCTTCAAGAAGCGGGAGCGCATGCTGTGACAATGGCTGATAATTCTCTCGCTTCCCCGCGGATTAGCAATCTGGCGATGGCGTCTATTGTGAAGCATCAAGATGATATTCGGCCACTCGTCCACATTACATGCCGGGATCATAATTTGATTGGATTGCAGTCTCACTTGATGGGATTGGACGCATTAGGAATCCACGACATTTTAGCAGTGACTGGCGACCCTACTAAAATCGGAGACTTTCCCGGGGCAACAGACGTTTATGATGTTTCTAGTCTTGAACTCTTCCAGCTGATTAAAAAGCTGAATGAAGGAATTTCATTTTCCGGCCGTCCATTACGCAAAAAGGCAAACTTTTCAGTCGCGGGTGCGTTCAATCCGAATGTCCGAGTCGTAGAACGCGCGGTGAAGCGTCTTGAGAAAAAGATCGAATGCGGTGCTGATTATTTCATAACACAACCGGTCTATACAAAAGAGAAGATTATTGAAATCTATGAAGCCGTCAAACATTTGGATACTCCCATTTTCATCGGCATTATGCCGTTAACAAATATTCGAAACGCCGAATTCCTGCATCACGAAGTTCCTGGTATTAAGTTATCTGATCAAGTGCTCGAACGCATGAGAGCCTGCGGGGATAATCGGCAGGCATCGACTGCTGAAGGGATTCGAATTGCTCAAGAATTAATTGATACAGCTGCATCTTTATTTAATGGCATTTACTTGATTACCCAATTTTTACGTTATGACATGACGGTAGAGCTTGTACATTATATTAACCAGATTGATGCTGAAAGAGAAAGAGAGGTGCACCATGTCACAACAACTTATTAA